The nucleotide sequence TCCAACACCACCAACCTGCCGGCGCGCATCTACGCCAACGAAGGCGTGGCGCAGATGCTGTTCCTCGAGTCCGACGAAGTCTGCGAGACCAGCTACAAGGATCGCGGTGGCAAGTACCAGGGCCAGCGTGGCGTGACACTGCCGCGTACCTGAGGCACCGGTAGCGGTACTGCTTCCGCTGCCAGCCGCGCCTGTGATTGCCGAAAGCGCCTCCCCCGGGAGGCGCTTTTTCTTTGCGCGAACGCAGGCGAGATCCGTCGCGGATGTGCTGGCTGATTGCTGCTTGCGAGCCGAAGCATTAGTCGGAAGTTGAACGAAACAATCGATTCAATCACTTGTTTTATTGCCTATGCTTGTCTGCAGGCCACCCCAGAGTGGCTGCAGGACGGATACCTCCCACAAGCAAGGGGCACGCCATGCCATCGCGTTCACATCGCGCTGTATTCCCTCCGACCAGCGCCAGCGGTCTGGTCCGACGTTTCACTCTGAGCAGTCTCGCGCTCGCCATCAGCACCACGCTGCTGGCGACTCCCGCGCAGGCCTATTCCGACATCTATCTCTTCGGCGACAGCCTGAGCGATTCCGGGCAGTTCCCCGATACCACCCTGGGCGGCCTCAACAGCCTGCGATTCACCAACCGCAGCGGGCCGGATTACGAGAACTCGCCCTATGGCAGCGTCTCGACCCAGTTGCTGGCCACGGAGCTTGGGCTTGCCGCTGAGCCTTCCACCTCGGTGATCTATCAATTGGCCGGCTTCAGTGACGGCACCAACTACGCCGTGGGCGGCTATACCACGGCGCAGATTCTGGCCTCGGTGACAGATGAAGATGGCTCCGAGGTGGTCATCCCCGCGGGCAGCCCGGGCGGTGGTACGGTGCTCAGGGTCGAGGATGGCTATCTGGTCAGCACCGGCGGCAGTGCCGACCCGGACGCGCTCTATTACGTCAATGGCGGTGGCAATGACTTCCTGCAGGGCGTGATCACCTCACCGGCCACGGCGGTCGCCTCCGCCGGCAATCTGGCCGCGGCGGTGGAGGCACTGGCGGCGGCGGGGGCGACTACCATCATGGTCTCCAACCTGCCGGATGTCGGCAGCACGCCGGCCGGTCAGTCGGCGGGTGCCGCGCAGGCGGCGGGGACCTCCGCGCTGGTGGGCGTCTTCAATGACGCGCTGGGTGAGCGCTTGGCGGCGCTGGATGGTCAGGTCAACATCATCCGGCTCGACACCGTCGGCATTCTCGAGGAGGTACTGGCATCGCCGGCCGAGTTCGGCTTTGCCAGCGACGTGCCGCTGACCCAGGTGTGCTTCTCGGACAGCTGCAACGTCACGCCCTATGGGCTGGGCGGAGCTGCAGAAGACCCGGACTCCCTGCTGTTCAATGACGGGGTGCACCCGACCACCGCCGGCCAGGAGATTCTCGCCGACTACGCCTATGCGATGCTCGCCGCGCCCTCGGTACTGGGGTTGGCGCCGCAGCTGGGCACGGGGGCGCTCAATGCCAGTCAGCGCAGCCTCGCCGATGAATTGCGCCCCGGGGCGCAGCATCCGCAGGCGGGAGGGGAGACGGGCGTGCGTGTGTTCGCCATCGGCTCGGCCACTGGCGGCACCGGCGATGGCGAGAGCTCCACCGGCCAGCAAGGCGTTGACAGCGAACAGCGCGGCGCGGGTGTCGGCGTGATGCTGCCGCTGGACAACGCGCTCGGCCGCGCCTGGGGCGGGGTGGCGGTCAGTCAGCGCCATGCGGACTTCGATGTCGACGACGGCAGTGAGCTTGAATTGGAAGGTCAGGTATTCAGTCTGTTCGCCCGTCAGCAGCTGGGCAGAGTTGGCATGCAGGCAGTGGCCAGCTACGGTGACTTCGAGTACGACCTCGACCGCCATGTCGCGCTGGGCCAGTCATCGCGCACCCTGTCCGGTGAGACGGATGGCGATGGCTTCAGCGCCGAGGCGCGTCTCGATTATCGCCTCACCGCCGCCGATTCGCTGTGGTACAACGCGCCCTTCGTGGCCTATCGCCACACCGAGTCCGACCTCGATGGCTACACCGAATCCGGCTCCGCCGCCAATGCCCTGAGCGTCTCGGATCAGACGCTGCGCGATCGGCGTGTCGAGCTGGGCTTCATGGTCGATCGCGCCGTCGCGGATGGCTTCGGCCTCTACGGGGAGCTGGCCTACGGCAAGCGTCTCGATGACGACGCCGAGAGCGCCGAGGTGCGTCTGGCGAGCCTGCCGACCAACGCCTACAGCGCCGAGGATCTCGATCGCGGCAGTGACAACTACCTGCGTGTCGATGGCGGCTGGCGCATGCAACTGGGCCGCAATGCCATGCTGCATCTGGGGGCAGGGTTCGAGACATGGGATGAGGTGACGGCGCGCGGCGAGGTGGGCGTGAGTTATACCTTCTAGAAGCGCAAGCGCCGAGAGAGAAGGGAAGCGTGAGAGACAAGAAGACCCCGTGACATTGGCATGTCGCGGGGTCTTCTGTTTTCAGCTCGCTGTCGTCAGTTCGCTGTCAGTTCAGCCTGCCTTGTCAGCAAGGCAGGCAGTGCGGATCAGTCTTCTTCGCCTTCCGGCAGCTCATCGCTGAGCTCTTCTTCCACATCGGCGTGGGAGAGGCGCAGACCGCCCACCGGCAGGTCATGGCCGTCGAGCTTGGCCACTTCGCCGTCGAGCTTCAGGCGGCCTTCGAGGAACCAGCGCACCGCGATCGGGTAGATCAGATGCTCACGCGTGTGCACGCGTTCCTTGAGGCTGGCTTCGTCATCACCTTCCAGCACGTTGGCGACGGCCTGGATCGCCACCGGGCCACCGTCGAGCTCTTCGGTGACGAAGTGCACGCTGGCGCCGTGTTCCTTCTCGCCAGCTTCCAGAACCTTGCGATGGGTATCAAGGCCCGGCCAGGCCGGCAGCAGTGACGGATGGATGTTCATCAGTCGGCCGAAGAAGCGCTGCACGAAGATCGGCGACAGGATGCGCATGAAGCCGGCCAGCACGATGAGGTCCGGCTCGTGGCGTTCGATCACCTTGATCAGGGCGCCATCGTAGTGCTCGCGATTCTCGTACTCGTCATGCGGCAGCACCACGGCATCCACGCCCGCTTCGCGCGCACGCACCAGGCCGTAGGCATCGGCCTTGTTGGAAATCACCGCGACCACGTCGCCGCCCAGCTCATCGTGCTCCTGAGCCTCCAGCAGCGCCTGCAGGTTGCTGCCGCTGCCGGAGATCAGTACCACGACGCGTGGGCGTACCGGCGTGTCATCCGCCTCGAAACCGTTGCCGAAGCCGCCGAGAGTGTCACCGTTGGAGGCGTTGGTAGTCGGTTCGATCATGCGGACAGATTCTCAAGCTGGACCTGTTCTTCTTCGCCCTTGCGTGCACGGATGGCGCCGAGGGTGAAGACCGTCTCGCCCTGGGCTTCCAGGTGAGCGCGCGCGGCATCGGCATCCGCCGCGGCCACGACGACGACCATGCCGACGCCACAGTTGAGCACGCGGTGCATCTCGTGCTCCTCGACATTGCCCTGCTGCTGCAGCCAGTCGAACACGGCCGGACGCTTCCAGCTGGCGACGTCGATCTCGGCGGTGCAATCATGCGGCAGCACGCGCGGGATGTTCTCGAGCAGGCCACCACCGGTGATGTGGGACATGGCATGCACGCTGACATCGCTTTCCTTGAGCAGGGACAGCAGCGGCTTGACGTAGATGCGTGTCGGCGCCATCAGGGCGTCAGCCAGCGGCTGGCCGTCGATCTGCTGCTCCAGCAGCGAGGCATCGGCGACTTCGAGAATCTTGCGGATCAGCGAGTAGCCGTTGGAGTGCGGGCCGGAGGAAGCCAGACCCAGAATCACGTCGCCTTCGCCGACCTTCTTGCCGTCGAGGATTTCGGACTTCTCGACCACACCGACGCAGAAGCCGGCCAGATCGTAGTCACTGCCTTCGTACATGCCCGGCATCTCGGCCGTCTCGCCGCCGACCAGTGCACAGCCGGACTGCAGGCAGCCTTCGCCGATCCCGGTGACGACGTCAGCGGCGATGTCGACGTCCAGCTTGCCGGTGGCATAGTAGTCGAGGAACTGCAGCGGCTCGGCGCCGGCGACCACCAGATCATTGACGCACATGGCGACCAGATCGATGCCGATGGTGTCGTGACGGTTGAGGTCCATGGCCAGGCGCAGCTTGGTGCCCACGCCATCGGTACCGGTGACCAGCACGGGCTGGCGATAGCCTTGCGGCAGTTCGCACAGGGCGCCGAAGCCACCCAGACCACCCATCACTTCCGGGCGGTGAGTGCGCTTGGCGACACCCTTGATGCGTTCCACGAGGGCGTTGCCTGCATCGATATCGACACCTGCATCCTTGTAGCTCAAGGAAGTCTTGCTGGGCGAGGAGTCCTGGGGGCGTTGCGTCATGTGAGGTTCCTGTCGGTGCGGCCTGAGCGGTGAGACACGATCGATCGGGGGAAAGAAAGGCGGCTATTGTAGCATTGCGCTTCACGGCTGACACCGTGGCGTTTCACAAAAAATGGCCATGATGTGAAAGACACGCCCCGAGCGCTTTCCTGAGGGCGCGCCAGTCCCTTTGGCCATCTTTCGTCAGGCGGGTCGTCCCGTTCGCCGGGCGCTTGTGGGTGAGTCAGTGACAGGCAACAATGGGGGCATGCGTGGACCGTCGGCGACATGCCGCCTGTGAGCCACACAGCTTGTCTCAAGGAGTGATGATGCAGCGTAAATGGTGGTTGCTGGCCGCAGGCGTGGCCCTGCTCGGGTTGCTGGTTCTGCTGGAGCCGATTCTGATGCCGTTCTTCATCGGCATGATTCTCGCCTATCTGGGCGACCCGCTGGCCGACTGGCTGGAAGAGAAGGGCCTGTCGCGCCGACTGGCCGTCAGCCTGGTGTTCAGCGTGCTCTCGGTGGTGCTGCTGATCGCGCTGCTCATTCTGGTGCCGCTGCTCGGGCGTCAGCTGGCGCAGTTGATCAGCTTCATGCCGATGGTCTTCAACTGGATACGCGAGACGATCCTGCCGGAAGTGCAGGCCTTCACCGGCATGGATTTCAGCGCCGATTTCGATCAGGTGCGCTCGCTGCTGCTGGGCAACTGGAAGGAAACCGGTACCTTCGCCGCCGCCTTCCTGGGCACCGTCTCCAAATCCGGGCTCGCCATGGCCATCTGGCTGGGCAACCTGGCGCTGATTCCCGTCGTCACCTTCTATCTGCTGCTCGACTGGGACCGCATGAAGGAGAAGCTGCAGGGGCTCCTGCCGCGCCACATGGAGCCGACCGCCACGCGGCTGGCCCATGACTGCGACGAGGTACTGGGGGCCTTCCTGCGCGGGCAGCTGCTGGTGATGCTGAGTCTGGGCATCGTCTATGCCATCGGCCTTGCCATCATCGGCCTCAAGTTCGCGCTGCTCATCGGGCTGGTGGCGGGGCTTGCGAGTATCGTGCCGTATCTGGGGGTCATCGTCGGGGTGTTGATCGCGGCGACGGTGGCCTTCTTCCAGTTCGGCGAGTGGTGGGCGCTGCTGGCGGTGGGCGGTGTCTTCGCGCTGGGACAGCTGCTGGAAGGCGTGGTGTTGCAACCCCTGCTGCTGGGCGACAAGATTGGCCTGCACCCCGTGGCGGTCATCTTTGCCGTCATGGCCGGCGGGCAGCTGTTCGGGTTCACGGGCATTCTGCTGGCGCTGCCGGTAGCCGCCGTGATCATGGTGCTCTTGCGTTATCTGCATGATCGCTATAAAAACAGTACTTTATATGATCAACAGCGTGATTCTCGCCCCGTGGCCGCCAGTGAGCCACCCGCGTCTTCGGCGGCAGAGGATACCCAGTGATCGAGAGAGATCACGGCAACAACAACCAGCATGACGGATGGCAATGACACAGGGACAGATGGCACTCGGCGTCGGGGTACGCGACGCCGCGACCTTCGACAACTACCACTTCACCTCCACCTCGCTGGCAGAGGCCCTCAAGGGGCAGCTTGCTGACGGCGGGGAGCCCTTCGTCTATCTATGGGGCGGTGAGCAGAGTGGGCGTAGCCATCTGTTGCAGGCGGCATGCCATCTGGCGGGAGAGCAGGGCAAGCGTGCCTTCTACCTGCCGCTCAAGGAGATTGGCCACTTCCCGCCGCACATGCTGGAGGGGTTGGACGAGATGGATCTGGTCGCCATCGACGACCTCGAGAGCGTGATCGGCCGCAAGCGCTGGGAAGAGGCGCTGTTCCACCTCTACAACCGCCTGCGTGACAGTGGCCGCCACCTGCTGGTCAGCGCCAGCTGTGCGCCGCGCCTGCTTCCCGTCACCCTGCCGGATCTGGCCTCACGCCTCTCCTGGGGCGTCACCTTCCACCTCTCCGGGCTGGATGACGCCCAGCGCCTCGAGGCGCTCAAGCTGCGCGCCAAGGACCACGGCCTCGCGCTGCCCGATGAAGTCGCCCGCTACATCCTGCATCGCGGGCCGCGCAGCCTGCCGGGCCTGTTCGCCGCGATGATCGAGCTCGACAACGCCTC is from Cobetia marina and encodes:
- a CDS encoding autotransporter outer membrane beta-barrel domain-containing protein, which produces MPSRSHRAVFPPTSASGLVRRFTLSSLALAISTTLLATPAQAYSDIYLFGDSLSDSGQFPDTTLGGLNSLRFTNRSGPDYENSPYGSVSTQLLATELGLAAEPSTSVIYQLAGFSDGTNYAVGGYTTAQILASVTDEDGSEVVIPAGSPGGGTVLRVEDGYLVSTGGSADPDALYYVNGGGNDFLQGVITSPATAVASAGNLAAAVEALAAAGATTIMVSNLPDVGSTPAGQSAGAAQAAGTSALVGVFNDALGERLAALDGQVNIIRLDTVGILEEVLASPAEFGFASDVPLTQVCFSDSCNVTPYGLGGAAEDPDSLLFNDGVHPTTAGQEILADYAYAMLAAPSVLGLAPQLGTGALNASQRSLADELRPGAQHPQAGGETGVRVFAIGSATGGTGDGESSTGQQGVDSEQRGAGVGVMLPLDNALGRAWGGVAVSQRHADFDVDDGSELELEGQVFSLFARQQLGRVGMQAVASYGDFEYDLDRHVALGQSSRTLSGETDGDGFSAEARLDYRLTAADSLWYNAPFVAYRHTESDLDGYTESGSAANALSVSDQTLRDRRVELGFMVDRAVADGFGLYGELAYGKRLDDDAESAEVRLASLPTNAYSAEDLDRGSDNYLRVDGGWRMQLGRNAMLHLGAGFETWDEVTARGEVGVSYTF
- the purN gene encoding phosphoribosylglycinamide formyltransferase, coding for MIEPTTNASNGDTLGGFGNGFEADDTPVRPRVVVLISGSGSNLQALLEAQEHDELGGDVVAVISNKADAYGLVRAREAGVDAVVLPHDEYENREHYDGALIKVIERHEPDLIVLAGFMRILSPIFVQRFFGRLMNIHPSLLPAWPGLDTHRKVLEAGEKEHGASVHFVTEELDGGPVAIQAVANVLEGDDEASLKERVHTREHLIYPIAVRWFLEGRLKLDGEVAKLDGHDLPVGGLRLSHADVEEELSDELPEGEED
- the purM gene encoding phosphoribosylformylglycinamidine cyclo-ligase, with amino-acid sequence MTQRPQDSSPSKTSLSYKDAGVDIDAGNALVERIKGVAKRTHRPEVMGGLGGFGALCELPQGYRQPVLVTGTDGVGTKLRLAMDLNRHDTIGIDLVAMCVNDLVVAGAEPLQFLDYYATGKLDVDIAADVVTGIGEGCLQSGCALVGGETAEMPGMYEGSDYDLAGFCVGVVEKSEILDGKKVGEGDVILGLASSGPHSNGYSLIRKILEVADASLLEQQIDGQPLADALMAPTRIYVKPLLSLLKESDVSVHAMSHITGGGLLENIPRVLPHDCTAEIDVASWKRPAVFDWLQQQGNVEEHEMHRVLNCGVGMVVVVAAADADAARAHLEAQGETVFTLGAIRARKGEEEQVQLENLSA
- a CDS encoding AI-2E family transporter yields the protein MQRKWWLLAAGVALLGLLVLLEPILMPFFIGMILAYLGDPLADWLEEKGLSRRLAVSLVFSVLSVVLLIALLILVPLLGRQLAQLISFMPMVFNWIRETILPEVQAFTGMDFSADFDQVRSLLLGNWKETGTFAAAFLGTVSKSGLAMAIWLGNLALIPVVTFYLLLDWDRMKEKLQGLLPRHMEPTATRLAHDCDEVLGAFLRGQLLVMLSLGIVYAIGLAIIGLKFALLIGLVAGLASIVPYLGVIVGVLIAATVAFFQFGEWWALLAVGGVFALGQLLEGVVLQPLLLGDKIGLHPVAVIFAVMAGGQLFGFTGILLALPVAAVIMVLLRYLHDRYKNSTLYDQQRDSRPVAASEPPASSAAEDTQ
- the hda gene encoding DnaA regulatory inactivator Hda; protein product: MAMTQGQMALGVGVRDAATFDNYHFTSTSLAEALKGQLADGGEPFVYLWGGEQSGRSHLLQAACHLAGEQGKRAFYLPLKEIGHFPPHMLEGLDEMDLVAIDDLESVIGRKRWEEALFHLYNRLRDSGRHLLVSASCAPRLLPVTLPDLASRLSWGVTFHLSGLDDAQRLEALKLRAKDHGLALPDEVARYILHRGPRSLPGLFAAMIELDNASLSAQRKLTIPFVKQTLGW